One genomic region from Electrophorus electricus isolate fEleEle1 chromosome 23, fEleEle1.pri, whole genome shotgun sequence encodes:
- the fnbp1l gene encoding formin-binding protein 1-like isoform X2 translates to MSWGTDLWDQFENLDKHTQWGIDFLERYAKFVKERLEIEQTYAKQLRNLVKKYCPKRSKDEEPRFTSCLSFYSILNELNDYAGQREVVAEEMGHRVYGELMRYSQDLKAERKHHLQEGRKAQQYLDQCWKQMDNSKKRFERECREAEKSQIVFEKLDNDINATKSEVEKAKSQLYLRTHMADESKNEYAAQLQNFNGEQWKHFNVAIPQIFKNLQDMDERRTVKLGETYRSFAEVERKVIPIISKCLEGMVTAAKNVDERRDSALVVESFKSGFEPPGDFPFEDFSQNIQRTGSDGTIGTPKNDTGKPDPKHTIGKAKNKLWLFGKKPKLPPPIPPPPLPSFASAHFQVERIAHCLNEIRTVKSKIPSFRGLKRGAPNLEDLSHLPPEQRRKKLQQRIDELSRELQKEMDQRDALNKMKDVYEKNPQMGDPSSLQPKISETICNMEKLRSEIHKNETWLSEVEGKQGSRGDRRPSGDVNHHAPHGRESPEGSYTDDPSQEHRSPPQPDPHEFDDEFEDDDPLPAIGHCKALYSFDGSNEGTLVMKEDEMLYVIEEDKGDGWTRVRKQGGEEGYVPTSYVEITMEKHSKGP, encoded by the exons GAATCTGGTGAAGAAATACTGCCCAAAGCGTTCCAAAGACGAAGAGCCCAG GTTTACATCTTGCCTGTCATTCTACTCCATACTGAACGAGCTGAATGACTATGCGGGTCAGCGAGAGGTCGTTGCCGAGGAGATGGGCCACAGGGTGTACGGTGAGCTGATGAGATACTCGCAGGACCTGAAGGCAGAGAGGAAACAC CACCTACAGGAGGGAAGGAAAGCCCAGCAGTATCTGGATCAGTGCTGGAAACAAATGGACAAT AGCAAGAAGAGGTTTGAGCGCGAgtgcagagaagcagagaaatcCCAGATCGTTTTTGAGAAGTTAGACAACGACATCAACGCCACAAAGTCAGAGGTGGAAAAG GCCAAGTCCCAGCTATATTTGAGAACCCACATGGCAGACGAGAGTAAGAATGAGTATGCTGCCCAGCTGCAGAATTTCAATGGAGAGCAGTGGAAGCACTTCAACGTGGCCATCCCGCAGATCTTCAAG aatCTCCAGGATATGGATGAGCGCCGGACAGTGAAACTGGGTGAGACATACCGGAGCTTTGCGGAGGTGGAGAGGAAAGTCATCCCCATCATTTCCAAGTGCCTGGAGGGCATGGTGACAGCCGCCAAGAACGTGGATGAGCGCAGG GACTCTGCGCTCGTGGTAGAGTCGTTTAAGTCTGGCTTCGAGCCCCCAGGTGACTTTCCCTTCGAAGACTTCAGCCAGAACATCCAGCGCACGGGATCGGACGGCACCATCGGAACCCCTAAAAACGACACAGGCAAACCTGACCCTAAACACACGATTGGAAAGGCTAAGAACAAACTGTGGCTGTTCGGGAAAAAACCAAAG TTACCCCCACCCAttcctcctccaccccttcCTAGTTTTGCCTCTGCCCACTTTCAAGTGGAGCGGATAGCTCATTGTCTGAATGAAATCAGAACAGTAAAGTCTAAGATCCCATCTTTCCGGGGTTTGAAGAGAGGG GCCCCAAATCTGGAGGATCTCAGCCACCTTCCACCAGAACAGAGACGCAAGAAACTACAGCAAAGGATTGACGAACTCAGCAGAGAACTGCAGAAAGAAATGGACCAAAG AGATGCACTAAACAAGATGAAGGATGTTTATGAGAAGAACCCACAAATGGGTGATCCAAGCAGTCTCCAGCCCAAGATTTCAGAGACCATATGTAACATGGAGAAGCTGCGCTCCGAGATCCACAAAAATGAG ACATGGCTGTCAGAGGTGGAAGGGAAGCAGGGTTCTCGTGGCGACAGGCGGCCCAGTGGTGACGTGAACCACCATGCACCTCATGGCCGAGAGAG TCCTGAAGGTAGCTACACAGACGATCCCAGTCAGGAGCACAGGTCACCCCCACAGCCTGACCCCCACGAGTTTGACGATGAGTTTGAGGATGATGACCCACTTCCTGCCATTGGCCACTGCAAAGCCCTCTATTCTTTTGATG gcTCTAATGAGGGCACATTGGTGATGAAGGAGGATGAGATGCTTTACGTTATAGAGGAGGATAAGGGTGATGGCTGGACAAGAGTGCGTAAGCAAGGTGGCGAGGAGGGCTATGTGCCCACGTCTTACGTAGAGATCACAATGGAGAAACACAGCAAAG GTCCATGA
- the fnbp1l gene encoding formin-binding protein 1-like isoform X1, with translation MSWGTDLWDQFENLDKHTQWGIDFLERYAKFVKERLEIEQTYAKQLRNLVKKYCPKRSKDEEPRFTSCLSFYSILNELNDYAGQREVVAEEMGHRVYGELMRYSQDLKAERKHHLQEGRKAQQYLDQCWKQMDNSKKRFERECREAEKSQIVFEKLDNDINATKSEVEKAKSQLYLRTHMADESKNEYAAQLQNFNGEQWKHFNVAIPQIFKNLQDMDERRTVKLGETYRSFAEVERKVIPIISKCLEGMVTAAKNVDERRDSALVVESFKSGFEPPGDFPFEDFSQNIQRTGSDGTIGTPKNDTGKPDPKHTIGKAKNKLWLFGKKPKLPPPIPPPPLPSFASAHFQVERIAHCLNEIRTVKSKIPSFRGLKRGAPNLEDLSHLPPEQRRKKLQQRIDELSRELQKEMDQRDALNKMKDVYEKNPQMGDPSSLQPKISETICNMEKLRSEIHKNETWLSEVEGKQGSRGDRRPSGDVNHHAPHGRESPEGSYTDDPSQEHRSPPQPDPHEFDDEFEDDDPLPAIGHCKALYSFDGSNEGTLVMKEDEMLYVIEEDKGDGWTRVRKQGGEEGYVPTSYVEITMEKHSKGAVTYI, from the exons GAATCTGGTGAAGAAATACTGCCCAAAGCGTTCCAAAGACGAAGAGCCCAG GTTTACATCTTGCCTGTCATTCTACTCCATACTGAACGAGCTGAATGACTATGCGGGTCAGCGAGAGGTCGTTGCCGAGGAGATGGGCCACAGGGTGTACGGTGAGCTGATGAGATACTCGCAGGACCTGAAGGCAGAGAGGAAACAC CACCTACAGGAGGGAAGGAAAGCCCAGCAGTATCTGGATCAGTGCTGGAAACAAATGGACAAT AGCAAGAAGAGGTTTGAGCGCGAgtgcagagaagcagagaaatcCCAGATCGTTTTTGAGAAGTTAGACAACGACATCAACGCCACAAAGTCAGAGGTGGAAAAG GCCAAGTCCCAGCTATATTTGAGAACCCACATGGCAGACGAGAGTAAGAATGAGTATGCTGCCCAGCTGCAGAATTTCAATGGAGAGCAGTGGAAGCACTTCAACGTGGCCATCCCGCAGATCTTCAAG aatCTCCAGGATATGGATGAGCGCCGGACAGTGAAACTGGGTGAGACATACCGGAGCTTTGCGGAGGTGGAGAGGAAAGTCATCCCCATCATTTCCAAGTGCCTGGAGGGCATGGTGACAGCCGCCAAGAACGTGGATGAGCGCAGG GACTCTGCGCTCGTGGTAGAGTCGTTTAAGTCTGGCTTCGAGCCCCCAGGTGACTTTCCCTTCGAAGACTTCAGCCAGAACATCCAGCGCACGGGATCGGACGGCACCATCGGAACCCCTAAAAACGACACAGGCAAACCTGACCCTAAACACACGATTGGAAAGGCTAAGAACAAACTGTGGCTGTTCGGGAAAAAACCAAAG TTACCCCCACCCAttcctcctccaccccttcCTAGTTTTGCCTCTGCCCACTTTCAAGTGGAGCGGATAGCTCATTGTCTGAATGAAATCAGAACAGTAAAGTCTAAGATCCCATCTTTCCGGGGTTTGAAGAGAGGG GCCCCAAATCTGGAGGATCTCAGCCACCTTCCACCAGAACAGAGACGCAAGAAACTACAGCAAAGGATTGACGAACTCAGCAGAGAACTGCAGAAAGAAATGGACCAAAG AGATGCACTAAACAAGATGAAGGATGTTTATGAGAAGAACCCACAAATGGGTGATCCAAGCAGTCTCCAGCCCAAGATTTCAGAGACCATATGTAACATGGAGAAGCTGCGCTCCGAGATCCACAAAAATGAG ACATGGCTGTCAGAGGTGGAAGGGAAGCAGGGTTCTCGTGGCGACAGGCGGCCCAGTGGTGACGTGAACCACCATGCACCTCATGGCCGAGAGAG TCCTGAAGGTAGCTACACAGACGATCCCAGTCAGGAGCACAGGTCACCCCCACAGCCTGACCCCCACGAGTTTGACGATGAGTTTGAGGATGATGACCCACTTCCTGCCATTGGCCACTGCAAAGCCCTCTATTCTTTTGATG gcTCTAATGAGGGCACATTGGTGATGAAGGAGGATGAGATGCTTTACGTTATAGAGGAGGATAAGGGTGATGGCTGGACAAGAGTGCGTAAGCAAGGTGGCGAGGAGGGCTATGTGCCCACGTCTTACGTAGAGATCACAATGGAGAAACACAGCAAAGGTGCGGTCACCTACATTTGA
- the fnbp1l gene encoding formin-binding protein 1-like isoform X3, with protein MSWGTDLWDQFENLDKHTQWGIDFLERYAKFVKERLEIEQTYAKQLRNLVKKYCPKRSKDEEPRFTSCLSFYSILNELNDYAGQREVVAEEMGHRVYGELMRYSQDLKAERKHHLQEGRKAQQYLDQCWKQMDNSKKRFERECREAEKSQIVFEKLDNDINATKSEVEKAKSQLYLRTHMADESKNEYAAQLQNFNGEQWKHFNVAIPQIFKNLQDMDERRTVKLGETYRSFAEVERKVIPIISKCLEGMVTAAKNVDERRDSALVVESFKSGFEPPGDFPFEDFSQNIQRTGSDGTIGTPKNDTGKPDPKHTIGKAKNKLWLFGKKPKAPNLEDLSHLPPEQRRKKLQQRIDELSRELQKEMDQRDALNKMKDVYEKNPQMGDPSSLQPKISETICNMEKLRSEIHKNETWLSEVEGKQGSRGDRRPSGDVNHHAPHGRESPEGSYTDDPSQEHRSPPQPDPHEFDDEFEDDDPLPAIGHCKALYSFDGSNEGTLVMKEDEMLYVIEEDKGDGWTRVRKQGGEEGYVPTSYVEITMEKHSKGAVTYI; from the exons GAATCTGGTGAAGAAATACTGCCCAAAGCGTTCCAAAGACGAAGAGCCCAG GTTTACATCTTGCCTGTCATTCTACTCCATACTGAACGAGCTGAATGACTATGCGGGTCAGCGAGAGGTCGTTGCCGAGGAGATGGGCCACAGGGTGTACGGTGAGCTGATGAGATACTCGCAGGACCTGAAGGCAGAGAGGAAACAC CACCTACAGGAGGGAAGGAAAGCCCAGCAGTATCTGGATCAGTGCTGGAAACAAATGGACAAT AGCAAGAAGAGGTTTGAGCGCGAgtgcagagaagcagagaaatcCCAGATCGTTTTTGAGAAGTTAGACAACGACATCAACGCCACAAAGTCAGAGGTGGAAAAG GCCAAGTCCCAGCTATATTTGAGAACCCACATGGCAGACGAGAGTAAGAATGAGTATGCTGCCCAGCTGCAGAATTTCAATGGAGAGCAGTGGAAGCACTTCAACGTGGCCATCCCGCAGATCTTCAAG aatCTCCAGGATATGGATGAGCGCCGGACAGTGAAACTGGGTGAGACATACCGGAGCTTTGCGGAGGTGGAGAGGAAAGTCATCCCCATCATTTCCAAGTGCCTGGAGGGCATGGTGACAGCCGCCAAGAACGTGGATGAGCGCAGG GACTCTGCGCTCGTGGTAGAGTCGTTTAAGTCTGGCTTCGAGCCCCCAGGTGACTTTCCCTTCGAAGACTTCAGCCAGAACATCCAGCGCACGGGATCGGACGGCACCATCGGAACCCCTAAAAACGACACAGGCAAACCTGACCCTAAACACACGATTGGAAAGGCTAAGAACAAACTGTGGCTGTTCGGGAAAAAACCAAAG GCCCCAAATCTGGAGGATCTCAGCCACCTTCCACCAGAACAGAGACGCAAGAAACTACAGCAAAGGATTGACGAACTCAGCAGAGAACTGCAGAAAGAAATGGACCAAAG AGATGCACTAAACAAGATGAAGGATGTTTATGAGAAGAACCCACAAATGGGTGATCCAAGCAGTCTCCAGCCCAAGATTTCAGAGACCATATGTAACATGGAGAAGCTGCGCTCCGAGATCCACAAAAATGAG ACATGGCTGTCAGAGGTGGAAGGGAAGCAGGGTTCTCGTGGCGACAGGCGGCCCAGTGGTGACGTGAACCACCATGCACCTCATGGCCGAGAGAG TCCTGAAGGTAGCTACACAGACGATCCCAGTCAGGAGCACAGGTCACCCCCACAGCCTGACCCCCACGAGTTTGACGATGAGTTTGAGGATGATGACCCACTTCCTGCCATTGGCCACTGCAAAGCCCTCTATTCTTTTGATG gcTCTAATGAGGGCACATTGGTGATGAAGGAGGATGAGATGCTTTACGTTATAGAGGAGGATAAGGGTGATGGCTGGACAAGAGTGCGTAAGCAAGGTGGCGAGGAGGGCTATGTGCCCACGTCTTACGTAGAGATCACAATGGAGAAACACAGCAAAGGTGCGGTCACCTACATTTGA